A genomic segment from Anticarsia gemmatalis isolate Benzon Research Colony breed Stoneville strain chromosome 14, ilAntGemm2 primary, whole genome shotgun sequence encodes:
- the lola gene encoding longitudinals lacking isoform X1, translating to MDDDQQFCLRWNNHQSTLVSVFDTLLEKGIHVDCTLAAEGQTLKAHKVVLSACSPYFESVLSQQYDKHPIIILKDVKYAELRAMMDYMYRGEVNISQDQLAALLKAAESLQIKGLSDNKPLRPPSRPAQAAPAHPPRAPSPPPQVRDGSIDSREGSVSPTRRRKKARRMSTEGPPSLPLPPPNDNAQGNGDDQPQCKEELPRDGVEDLTLDEEADEQPAVAHNDVVRNFQWHMERSQDDIMNSSDGARESQELHKDTHLPSALLSLLSQQAQSQTLASLVPPCIQVTNIMKPAATKDITPYPAPLHSLNSIPENIKAHLLQQAFMQNNNVTQSLDYKLPNKQDNELESDAEYDDTDDIVLPEDPDTFYDSNCSFASNSGSIHSDDVFDTKPDTKGHFMKRDGNSSDDASRQFECKHCGKKYRWKSTLRRHENVECGGKAPSHQCPYCSYKAKQRGNLGVHIRKHHNNEWYIYASNKVRRNKKTSI from the exons ATGGACGACGACCAGCAGTTCTGCCTGAGGTGGAACAATCATCAGTCCACACTGGTGTCAGTGTTCGACACTCTCCTCGAGAAGGGCATACACGTGGACTGCACCTTGGCTGCTGAGGGACAGACGCTAAAGGCGCACAAAGTGGTCCTATCGGCGTGCAGTCCTTACTTCGAG AGTGTACTATCACAGCAATATGACAAGCatccaataataatattgaaagatGTGAAATATGCCGAGTTGAGAGCCATGATGGACTATATGTACCGTGGAGAAGTGAACATATCACAGGACCAGTTGGCCGCATTGTTGAAGGCCGCTGAGTCTCTGCAGATCAAAGGACTGTCAGACAACAAGCCCTTGAGGCCACCGTCGCGCCCGGCGCAAGCCGCCCCTGCACACCCGCCTCGAGCTCCCTCACCACCTCCACAG GTCCGTGATGGCAGCATAGACAGTCGCGAAGGTTCAGTGTCACCAACACGCCGCCGAAAGAAAGCGCGTCGCATGTCGACCGAAGGGCCGCCATCACTCCCGCTACCACCACCTAACGATAACGCGCAAGGGAACGGAGACGACCAACCACAATGCAAGGAGGAGTTACCGAGGGATGGAGTAGAGGACCTGACACTAGACGAAGAGGCTGACGAACAACCGGCTGTGGCGCACAATGACGTTGTACGCA ATTTCCAATGGCACATGGAACGATCTCAAGATGATATAATGAACTCGAGTGACGGCGCCAGAGAGTCGCAAG AGTTACACAAGGATACCCACCTTCCGTCGGCCTTGCTGTCACTACTGTCGCAGCAGGCGCAGTCGCAGACGCTGGCCTCGCTGGTCCCGCCCTGTATCCAGGTCACCAATATCATGAAACCCGCCGCCACCAAAGACATCACGCCCTACCCCGCACCCCTACACTCGCTCAACTCCATACCCGAGAATATAAAAGCACATCTGCTGCAACAAGCTTTCATGCAAAACAACAACGTGACGCAAAGCTTGGACTACAAGTTGCCCAACAAACAAGACAACGAACTCGAGTCGGACGCAGAGTACGACGATACCGATGATATCGTGCTGCCCGAAGACCCTGACACTTTCTACGATTCCAACTGTAGCTTCGCGTCCAACTCGGGCAGCATCCACTCCGATGACGTGTTTGACACCAAGCCCGACACGAAGGGCCACTTCATGAAGCGAGACGGCAACAGCTCGGACGACGCGAGCCGTCAGTTCGAGTGCAAGCACTGCGGTAAGAAATACCGCTGGAAGTCGACGCTGCGACGTCACGAGAACGTGGAGTGCGGCGGTAAGGCGCCATCCCACCAATGTCCCTACTGCTCGTACAAGGCCAAACAGAGGGGCAACCTAGGCGTTCACATAAGGAAGCACCACAACAACGAGTGGTACATATACGCTAGCAACAAAGTTAGGCGAAACAAAAAGACCTCTATTTAG
- the lola gene encoding longitudinals lacking isoform X3: protein MDDDQQFCLRWNNHQSTLVSVFDTLLEKGIHVDCTLAAEGQTLKAHKVVLSACSPYFESVLSQQYDKHPIIILKDVKYAELRAMMDYMYRGEVNISQDQLAALLKAAESLQIKGLSDNKPLRPPSRPAQAAPAHPPRAPSPPPQVRDGSIDSREGSVSPTRRRKKARRMSTEGPPSLPLPPPNDNAQGNGDDQPQCKEELPRDGVEDLTLDEEADEQPAVAHNDVVRNFQWHMERSQDDIMNSSDGARESQELLVHMYNTNYAKTPFPLTRGYFKSNDTQNEDEDKEMVRKKVRKIAKNKLLAGQRRSKKKLEFGTSGGICRNGKDKDRLYVCSICKKKQYKYRRNKLRHEKYECNTGPQFGCDTCGKKYSQKKTLISHVAQKHPNRMKELPARQKIN from the exons ATGGACGACGACCAGCAGTTCTGCCTGAGGTGGAACAATCATCAGTCCACACTGGTGTCAGTGTTCGACACTCTCCTCGAGAAGGGCATACACGTGGACTGCACCTTGGCTGCTGAGGGACAGACGCTAAAGGCGCACAAAGTGGTCCTATCGGCGTGCAGTCCTTACTTCGAG AGTGTACTATCACAGCAATATGACAAGCatccaataataatattgaaagatGTGAAATATGCCGAGTTGAGAGCCATGATGGACTATATGTACCGTGGAGAAGTGAACATATCACAGGACCAGTTGGCCGCATTGTTGAAGGCCGCTGAGTCTCTGCAGATCAAAGGACTGTCAGACAACAAGCCCTTGAGGCCACCGTCGCGCCCGGCGCAAGCCGCCCCTGCACACCCGCCTCGAGCTCCCTCACCACCTCCACAG GTCCGTGATGGCAGCATAGACAGTCGCGAAGGTTCAGTGTCACCAACACGCCGCCGAAAGAAAGCGCGTCGCATGTCGACCGAAGGGCCGCCATCACTCCCGCTACCACCACCTAACGATAACGCGCAAGGGAACGGAGACGACCAACCACAATGCAAGGAGGAGTTACCGAGGGATGGAGTAGAGGACCTGACACTAGACGAAGAGGCTGACGAACAACCGGCTGTGGCGCACAATGACGTTGTACGCA ATTTCCAATGGCACATGGAACGATCTCAAGATGATATAATGAACTCGAGTGACGGCGCCAGAGAGTCGCAAG AGCTACTGGTACACATGTATAACACTAATTACGCCAAAACTCCCTTTCCATTAACCCGTGGGTACTTTAAGAGCAATGATACTCAAAACGAAGATGAAGATAAAGAAATGGTTAGAAAGAAGGTCAGAAAGATCGCTAAGAATAAACTTTTGGCGGGACAGAGAAGGTCTAAAAAGAAATTAGAGTTCGGTACTTCTGGAGGGATATGTCGCAATGGGAAGGATAAAGATCGTTTATACGTTTGCTCTATTTGCAAGAAAAAACAGTACAAGTATAGAAGGAACAAGTTGAGACATGAGAAATACGAGTGTAACACCGGACCGCAATTCGGTTGTGATACTTGCGGGAAAAAATACTCACAGAAAAAAACCTTGATCTCACACGTCGCTCAAAAACATCCCAACAGGATGAAGGAGCTCCCAGCCAgacagaaaattaattaa
- the lola gene encoding longitudinals lacking isoform X4: MDDDQQFCLRWNNHQSTLVSVFDTLLEKGIHVDCTLAAEGQTLKAHKVVLSACSPYFESVLSQQYDKHPIIILKDVKYAELRAMMDYMYRGEVNISQDQLAALLKAAESLQIKGLSDNKPLRPPSRPAQAAPAHPPRAPSPPPQVRDGSIDSREGSVSPTRRRKKARRMSTEGPPSLPLPPPNDNAQGNGDDQPQCKEELPRDGVEDLTLDEEADEQPAVAHNDVVRNFQWHMERSQDDIMNSSDGARESQGGGCGPEDVSFTRIGGLSWDQWSARLALPFAGMRVSAALPPAAGEPAFTCPDCGRVYKLKSSLRNHQKWECGKEPQFQCPYCVYRAKQKMHIARHMERMHREVHMKPEQYIKQDNVDACT, encoded by the exons ATGGACGACGACCAGCAGTTCTGCCTGAGGTGGAACAATCATCAGTCCACACTGGTGTCAGTGTTCGACACTCTCCTCGAGAAGGGCATACACGTGGACTGCACCTTGGCTGCTGAGGGACAGACGCTAAAGGCGCACAAAGTGGTCCTATCGGCGTGCAGTCCTTACTTCGAG AGTGTACTATCACAGCAATATGACAAGCatccaataataatattgaaagatGTGAAATATGCCGAGTTGAGAGCCATGATGGACTATATGTACCGTGGAGAAGTGAACATATCACAGGACCAGTTGGCCGCATTGTTGAAGGCCGCTGAGTCTCTGCAGATCAAAGGACTGTCAGACAACAAGCCCTTGAGGCCACCGTCGCGCCCGGCGCAAGCCGCCCCTGCACACCCGCCTCGAGCTCCCTCACCACCTCCACAG GTCCGTGATGGCAGCATAGACAGTCGCGAAGGTTCAGTGTCACCAACACGCCGCCGAAAGAAAGCGCGTCGCATGTCGACCGAAGGGCCGCCATCACTCCCGCTACCACCACCTAACGATAACGCGCAAGGGAACGGAGACGACCAACCACAATGCAAGGAGGAGTTACCGAGGGATGGAGTAGAGGACCTGACACTAGACGAAGAGGCTGACGAACAACCGGCTGTGGCGCACAATGACGTTGTACGCA ATTTCCAATGGCACATGGAACGATCTCAAGATGATATAATGAACTCGAGTGACGGCGCCAGAGAGTCGCAAG GCGGCGGCTGCGGGCCCGAAGACGTGTCGTTCACTAGGATCGGCGGCCTGTCGTGGGACCAGTGGTCGGCGCGCCTGGCGCTGCCCTTCGCCGGCATGCGCGTGAGCGCCGCGCTGCCGCCCGCCGCCGGCGAGCCCGCCTTCACGTGCCCCGACTGCGGCCGCGTGTACAAGCTCAAGTCGTCGCTGCGCAACCACCAGAAGTGGGAGTGCGGCAAGGAGCCGCAGTTCCAGTGCCCCTACTGCGTGTACCGCGCCAAGCAGAAGATGCACATCGCGCGCCACATGGAGCGCATGCACCGCGAGGTGCACATGAAGCCCGAGCAGTACATCAAGCAGGACAACGTCGACGCCTGCACCTAG
- the lola gene encoding longitudinals lacking isoform X2, which produces MDDDQQFCLRWNNHQSTLVSVFDTLLEKGIHVDCTLAAEGQTLKAHKVVLSACSPYFESVLSQQYDKHPIIILKDVKYAELRAMMDYMYRGEVNISQDQLAALLKAAESLQIKGLSDNKPLRPPSRPAQAAPAHPPRAPSPPPQVRDGSIDSREGSVSPTRRRKKARRMSTEGPPSLPLPPPNDNAQGNGDDQPQCKEELPRDGVEDLTLDEEADEQPAVAHNDVVRNFQWHMERSQDDIMNSSDGARESQGANASPRTNIMTRSKKVNETTTLAILQNVKSPPSTPINSPNTPSSTPSAAAVPPSAPDSGVPEETKENKKREIKSSPPRKSSPKSSPEPSPRDKKSADSRYNIFPRSDRANLPCAQYKTEKGYKCPNCQRCYNARKNLVRHVTLECGREPQYKCPYCAYSKHRRNELKKHIEKKHPEHHRPDPPRAAPDSDSPSVK; this is translated from the exons ATGGACGACGACCAGCAGTTCTGCCTGAGGTGGAACAATCATCAGTCCACACTGGTGTCAGTGTTCGACACTCTCCTCGAGAAGGGCATACACGTGGACTGCACCTTGGCTGCTGAGGGACAGACGCTAAAGGCGCACAAAGTGGTCCTATCGGCGTGCAGTCCTTACTTCGAG AGTGTACTATCACAGCAATATGACAAGCatccaataataatattgaaagatGTGAAATATGCCGAGTTGAGAGCCATGATGGACTATATGTACCGTGGAGAAGTGAACATATCACAGGACCAGTTGGCCGCATTGTTGAAGGCCGCTGAGTCTCTGCAGATCAAAGGACTGTCAGACAACAAGCCCTTGAGGCCACCGTCGCGCCCGGCGCAAGCCGCCCCTGCACACCCGCCTCGAGCTCCCTCACCACCTCCACAG GTCCGTGATGGCAGCATAGACAGTCGCGAAGGTTCAGTGTCACCAACACGCCGCCGAAAGAAAGCGCGTCGCATGTCGACCGAAGGGCCGCCATCACTCCCGCTACCACCACCTAACGATAACGCGCAAGGGAACGGAGACGACCAACCACAATGCAAGGAGGAGTTACCGAGGGATGGAGTAGAGGACCTGACACTAGACGAAGAGGCTGACGAACAACCGGCTGTGGCGCACAATGACGTTGTACGCA ATTTCCAATGGCACATGGAACGATCTCAAGATGATATAATGAACTCGAGTGACGGCGCCAGAGAGTCGCAAG GTGCAAATGCGTCGCCGCGAACTAATATCATGACGCGTAGTAAAAAGGTAAACGAGACCACGACACTTGCGATACTGCAAAACGTGAAGTCACCGCCGAGCACGCCCATTAACTCGCCCAACACGCCCAGTAGCACGCCTAGCGCGGCCGCCGTCCCGCCCAGCGCGCCCGACAGCGGCGTGCCCGAGGAGACCAAGGAGAACAAGAAGCGAGAGATCAAGAGCTCCCCGCCGCGGAAGAGCTCGCCCAAGTCGTCGCCCGAGCCGTCCCCGCGGGACAAGAAGAGCGCGGACTCGCGCTACAACATCTTCCCGCGCAGCGACCGCGCCAACCTGCCGTGCGCGCAGTACAAGACGGAGAAGGGCTACAAGTGCCCCAACTGCCAGCGCTGCTACAACGCGCGCAAGAACCTGGTGCGCCACGTGACGCTGGAGTGCGGGCGCGAGCCGCAGTACAAGTGCCCGTACTGCGCCTACAGCAAGCACCGGCGCAACGAGCTCAAGAAGCACATCGAGAAGAAGCACCCCGAGCACCACCGGCCCgacccgccgcgcgccgcgcccgaCTCCGACTCGCCCAGCGTCAAGTGa
- the Cox11 gene encoding cytochrome c oxidase copper chaperone COX11: protein MNRLIGVNRSYINTIRSNFFVNPQILSPKRPTQCNLFISRGAHNQKQKIRSTLNYMVAMGVMTVGLSYAAVPLYRIFCQAYSYGGTTGIAEPDNIVGNMSAIKSRPLKIRFNADTASSMQWNFKPQQMDITVVPGETALAFYTALNPTDKPVTGISTYNVIPFEAGQYFNKIQCFCFEEQQLNPHEKVDMPVFFYIDPEFTEDPKMEYVDEIVLSYTFFEAKEGMKLPVPSYVKQ from the exons ATGAACCGGCTTATTGGAGTAAATCGGTCTTACATAAATACTATTAGGAGTAACTTCTTTGTCAATCCTCAAATATTATCTCCTAAACGGCCGACACAatgtaacttatttatttctcgCGGTGCACACAATCAAAAGCAGAAAATCCGATCGACACTTAATTATATGGTGGCGATGGGTGTGATGACCGTAGGTTTAAGTTATGCCGCTGTACCTCTATATAGGATATTTTGTCAG GCATACAGTTATGGAGGTACCACGGGTATTGCAGAACCAGATAATATAGTGGGCAACATGTCTGCCATAAAGAGCAGACCACTCAAGATCAGGTTCAATGCTGACACTGCCTCCTCCATGCAGTGGAACTTTAAACCTCAGCAGATGGACATTACA GTAGTTCCTGGTGAAACAGCACTTGCATTTTACACAGCACTGAACCCCACAGACAAGCCAGTGACAGGCATTAGCACATACAATGTGATCCCATTTGAAGCCGGCCAGTACTTCAACAAGATACAGTGCTTCTGCTTCGAGGAACAACAACTTAACCCACATGAAAAG GTGGACATGCCAGTATTCTTCTACATAGACCCCGAGTTCACAGAAGACCCTAAGATGGAGTATGTCGACGAGATAGTGCTCTCATACACATTCTTTGAAGCCAAAGAGGGAATGAAGCTCCCTGTACCATCCTATGTGAAACAATGA
- the LOC142978349 gene encoding tektin-3-like encodes MAKEVSMCTQLQQWSPVKETAGAPSVPPQVGYCFHSPKKHPWRPIMGYEEIEVTPMPSQPITNTMVDPCYTPAGMAAEPLRFPNLVTGFDRSPEHAARAALYTRYTQYEWNQNSIKNYNESDAKRNFSERVRNDIMRMLRETDEIGTQGQRDSGRRIGERITDTTFWRNEVSIEMERLVGTCEKLNETRRQLERAIAGIEGPLHIVQECLYHREKRQGLEQVHDTVEQSLLKEVAILRECQDKFRNMLDKVRQQSKNCRATQHELETDMRNKEYALGIDSMCHQLNNFSKGLQFYAGIERYDPTVCDTAKWAAASAATLQRSQSERAKAIQMLSDTENLINVSATEIWDQWSNTNSAFTRRIAETIEIKNKLQLHLHKIQQEIFDVEKTLELLNKAIEDKLQPMKVAHTRLQARTNRPHLEKCRDEAQNRLVKEVCDLQETMETLRSKIATAEGTHQTLLGVRAGLEGELRNKATTLFIDRDQCMGLRRGYPVTAAIKA; translated from the exons atGGCTAAGGAAGTGTCTATGTGCACG cAACTGCAACAATGGAGCCCTGTAAAAGAAACAGCGGGTGCTCCGAGCGTACCTCCACAGGTGGGCTACTGCTTTCATTCACCAAAGAAGCACCCATGGAGGCCTATCATGGGCTACGAGGAGATCGAAGTCACACCCAT GCCATCGCAGCCGATTACCAACACGATGGTAGACCCGTGCTACACCCCAGCGGGCATGGCGGCAGAACCTCTCCGCTTCCCCAACCTGGTGACGGGGTTCGACCGCAGCCCCGAgcacgcggcccgcgcggcgctcTACACGCGCTACACGCAGTACGAGTGGAACCAGAACAGTATCAAGAACTACAACGAGTCTGACGCTAAGAGGAACTTCTCGGAACGAGTCAGGAATGATATCATGAGGATGCTTAG GGAGACCGACGAGATCGGCACGCAGGGTCAGAGGGATTCTGGCAGGAGAATCGGTGAACGAATCACCGATACTACCTTCTGGAGGAATGAG GTATCGATCGAAATGGAGCGCTTGGTAGGCACATGTGAGAAGCTGAACGAAACTCGTCGACAACTGGAGCGAGCTATAGCCGGCATCGAGGGACCGTTGCACATCGTGCAAGAATGTCTGTACCATCGGGAGAAGAGACAGG GTTTGGAGCAAGTCCACGACACGGTAGAACAATCTCTTCTCAAAGAGGTCGCCATTCTGCGGGAATGTCAGGACAAATTCAGGAATATGCTTGATAAA GTTCGGCAACAGTCCAAGAACTGTCGCGCGACACAGCACGAGCTGGAGACGGACATGCGCAACAAGGAGTACGCGCTCGGTATTGACTCCATGTGCCATCAACTTAATAACTTCTCCAAG GGTCTCCAATTCTACGCAGGTATAGAGCGCTACGACCCGACGGTGTGCGACACGGCCAAGTGGgcggccgccagcgccgccACGCTGCAGCGCTCGCAGTCTGAGAGGGCCAAGGCCATACAGATGCTCTCCG ACACGGAGAACCTGATCAACGTGTCGGCGACGGAGATCTGGGACCAATGGAGCAACACCAACAGCGCGTTCACGCGCCGCATCGCGGAGACCATCGAGATCAAGAACAAGCTGCAACTACATCTGCACAAG ATCCAACAAGAGATCTTCGACGTGGAGAAGACGCTGGAGCTGCTGAACAAGGCGATCGAGGACAAGCTGCAGCCCATGAAGGTGGCTCACACGCGCCTGCAGGCCAGGACCAACCGACCGCATCTCGAGAAGTGCCGCGACGAGGCGCAGAACAG ATTGGTCAAAGAAGTATGCGACCTCCAAGAAACAATGGAGACTCTCCGTTCAAAGATAGCCACCGCGGAAGGTACTCACCAGACCCTGCTGGGAGTCCGCGCCGGGCTGGAGGGAGAGCTGCGGAACAAGGCCACCACTTTGTTCATAGACAGGGACCAGTGCATGGGACTCCGGCGCGGGTACCCCGTCACTGCCGCCATCAAGGCTTAA